In the Clostridia bacterium genome, one interval contains:
- a CDS encoding sodium ion-translocating decarboxylase subunit beta — translation MIGVEVLTNLFAALLEFSWHNAVMLALAGLLLYLAVAKEVEPLLLVPIAFGALLVNLPLTGLMEEHGLLRYFYQAGVLTDIFPCLIFIGIGAMIDFSPLLQNPRVLFFGGAAQFGVFLTLLIALALGFDKLEAVAVGMIGTCDGPVAFFVASRYAPEILGPVGVACYSYMALVPIIQPPLARLLTTREERGRVMSAAIYSRPVSKTVRVLFPLVVSVVTLLIVPMGAPLMGMLMLGNFLRECGVVERLSRAAQNELVNVTTLLLGLAVGATMEGRTFLRLETLAIFGLGLVALVGDTVAGILVAKLVNLFSREKINPLIGAAGISAFPMSARVAHRLAAAENPQSYLLMHAIGANTSGQIGSVVVASVVLAILRALGLI, via the coding sequence ATGATAGGTGTCGAGGTTCTGACCAACTTATTCGCTGCCCTGTTAGAGTTCTCCTGGCATAACGCGGTTATGTTAGCCCTGGCCGGGCTGCTGCTCTATCTGGCCGTGGCCAAGGAGGTAGAGCCCCTCCTGTTGGTGCCCATCGCCTTTGGGGCCCTTCTGGTGAATCTCCCCTTGACCGGGTTGATGGAGGAGCATGGCCTCCTTCGCTACTTCTACCAGGCGGGCGTGCTCACGGATATTTTTCCCTGCCTGATATTCATAGGAATCGGGGCCATGATCGACTTTAGTCCTCTCCTCCAGAACCCGCGGGTGCTGTTCTTCGGCGGCGCCGCTCAGTTCGGCGTCTTCCTGACCCTGCTCATAGCCTTGGCCCTGGGATTTGATAAATTGGAGGCCGTGGCGGTAGGTATGATCGGTACCTGTGACGGGCCGGTGGCTTTCTTTGTAGCCAGCCGGTATGCGCCTGAAATTCTGGGACCGGTGGGAGTCGCGTGCTATTCCTACATGGCCCTCGTACCCATAATCCAGCCCCCGCTGGCGCGGCTGCTGACTACCCGCGAGGAGAGGGGCCGGGTGATGTCGGCGGCGATTTATAGCCGCCCGGTGTCCAAGACCGTGCGGGTGCTCTTTCCATTGGTAGTAAGCGTGGTGACCCTGCTCATCGTCCCCATGGGAGCCCCCTTGATGGGCATGCTGATGCTGGGCAACTTCCTTAGGGAGTGCGGGGTAGTGGAAAGGCTATCCCGAGCGGCGCAGAACGAACTGGTTAACGTAACCACGCTCTTGCTGGGCCTTGCGGTGGGCGCTACCATGGAGGGCCGTACCTTCCTGAGACTAGAAACCCTGGCCATTTTCGGCCTAGGCCTCGTGGCCCTGGTTGGGGATACCGTGGCGGGGATACTCGTAGCCAAGTTAGTAAACCTGTTTTCGCGAGAGAAGATAAACCCTCTTATCGGGGCTGCAGGGATATCCGCCTTTCCTATGTCGGCTAGGGTAGCCCACCGCCTGGCGGCGGCGGAGAACCCCCAGAGCTACCTGCTGATGCACGCCATCGGCGCTAACACCAGCGGGCAAATAGGTTCGGTGGTAGTTGCCAGTGTGGTCCTGGCCATATTGCGGGCCCTGGGATTGATCTGA
- a CDS encoding DUF6485 family protein, which produces MSLPGAECNLERNRQKCTCTYEPCSRKGKCCECLSYHWRHGELPGCLFPPDVERTYDRSLARFLKTYGSAKS; this is translated from the coding sequence TTGAGTCTCCCGGGAGCCGAGTGCAACCTGGAGCGTAACCGCCAGAAGTGCACCTGCACCTACGAGCCGTGCTCCCGTAAAGGCAAGTGCTGTGAATGCCTGAGCTACCACTGGCGCCACGGGGAGTTACCGGGATGTCTTTTCCCGCCGGACGTAGAAAGGACCTACGACCGTTCCCTGGCCCGCTTCCTAAAGACGTATGGCAGCGCCAAATCCTAG